TTCCTAAAAGTCATGCCCATTCTCCTTGACCTCTCACGTCCGTGGTTGAAAATGCCCGGACAAAACTTCGAAATATATGGAAACAAAGACTAAAATGTTGTAATAAATATACTAAAGCAAGACATGCACATCCCGTTGCAGCATAGACTGCATGGGACAGAGTCGTAAGGTTGTTTAATGTTAAGTGAGGACACACATTGCtatgaataaatgtttatttatgtaGAGGAATAATGCATTAAGAAATGTTTCTGCCCATGCCCCTGCATAGGGCATCCTTGACCTCCTTCTTCCTTAGGCTGTAAACAACAGGGTTCAGCAGGGGAGCGATGATGGTGTAGGTCGCTGACAGAAGGAGGTCTTGTTCTGTAGAGTTTTCTGACTTGGGCTTGAGGTAGGCAATGGAGGCACAGCCATAATGGACAATGACCACAGTGAGGTGGGAAGCACAGGTGACAAACGTCTTCTTCCAGCCCTCAGTTGAGGCAATCTTGAGGATAGTGGAGATGATGAGGACATAGGAGATGAAGACCAGACCCATGGGGACCAGGATGACAAATAAACTGACAACAAAATTGATTATCTCATTGACAGTGGTATTAATACAGGAGAGTTTCATGGCAGGGAGGATGTCACAAAAGAAATGACCAACCACCCTGAGACCAAAAGGTCAGGTAAATATGGATGTTACCTGGACAGCTACCATGGCCAGCCCAATGCTAAAGGCTCCACACACCAGCTGGACACACACCCTCGTGCTCATGATGACCATGTATCTCGGGGGGTTGCAGATGGCCACATAGCGGTCATAGCCCATCACTGTGAGCAAGAAGTAATTGTTGATGGCCAAGGTAACAAAGAAGAACAGTTGGGTAGTACAACCTGCTAGAGAGATTGGCTGGGTCTGGGCTACCAGGCTCGAGAGCATCTGTGGAATGATGACCAGTGTGTACACTCTCTCAGAGCTAGCCAACGTGCTCAGGAAGAAGTACATGGGAGTGTGGAGGTGACGGTCAAAGTGGATGATGGTCACGATGATGGCATTGCCAGCCACGGTTAATGTGTACATGATGAGAAAAACCACAAAGAGAGTGATCTGATGTTTGTAGAATCTGGAGAATCCCAGGAAAACAAACTCTGCTACTTCTGTGAAGTTCTTTCTTTGCATTCTTTAATTGCAATGTCTGAAAGCAATGCAAGAAGTCAACGTCAAGAAATTCTTATCACGATATGAATTCTAGAACAATGATAGAGCAATGACTGTAGAAAACGCtaagaaaaaaagtcaatttctCTGCTTTGTAATCAGAAGCGTTCTAGCTCATGTTATATAGCTACTTCAccatcttctcccttttctgtttgtGCTGTCTTCTTAATCTTCTAGCACTGCTGATACTGTTAAGCCTCTGGCCAAGGAATTGCCAATATGTGACACCACAGCCCATATCTTTTCAAAGTGCCACCACAAATATGCTCTTTTGTAGCACATGGAGGAAGGCATTTTCCTTTACAATATGCATGGCACAGGGGTCCCATCCCATGCCATCCTGTGAAAGTCCACACAGCTTAGACAACAAAATGGGGGTGAGAGAGTTGGACTTACTGAATTAGAACCATTGCTGGATAGCTTCTGGTGACAGTGTAGGGGAACAGAATCAAGGTCAGTGAGAGCTGACCTTTGGGAACACTTCAGTGGGAGCGAAGATGAGGTATTCTGGGCCCAGCCTAGATGGTCTAGGGAAGGCAAACCATTGGCAAAATTGATTTATTGTGAAGGTATTAACAGGGGCTTAAGGTTTGGAGATGTGTAAACTAGAGAGAGAAGTGGAAGCTgttggaaaaagagagaagagaaccAGCAACACAACAGAAAGTTGGACctcgaattaaaaaaaaaatagctgatttATTTTTGACGGAGGGAATTCTAAGAATAAAGAGGTGTACTATTTGATTTAAATTGTTTGCTGAACTATATTGTAATGTAAACTCCCTTGAGAGCCTCAAGAGCCTATGTTTAAAGCTTTTATGTGTATAATTTTCAGTTAGTGGTAGTTAGGAAGTAAAGAGAAGTGGATGATGGCACAGTGCAGAAAAAGGTATCATGTGCAAGGAGTAAAATCCAGACTGAGGAAGAAAAACTACTAGCCTGTAATGACTAGAAGAAATACAaggccctctcctgccctcccgTCCCCCTTACAAGCACAAACCACTAGCCTGTAATGACTAGAAGAAATACAaggccctctcctgccctcccatCCCCCTTACAAGCACAAACCACTAGCCTGTGATGACTAGAAGAAATACAAGGCCTTCCCCTGCCCTCCTACCCCGTTACAAGCACACACAATATTTGCTAGAAATTTGGTGAGTGGGTCTGGGATTTCCATCATGTATCAAATGATGATTTGAACCATTTTGCTTAAATAACAAATAACACTAACAGGCTGGGGGATTTTGGCACACTTAGGAAACTGCCACTAGGAATCTAGGAAACACTGTGGGTGTTTTAGAAAATAGTCCATCATGGAAAATGAGGCAAATATTTCGAGTAGAAATGAGTGTGTCACTAAAATTAAAGGAATTTGCCTTAAAAGACCACTGAGATACGAGTTGGATAGGCAAAGATTAAAGAGAGTGACAGTGCAACTCCAAGCAGCCTTTTAGAAAGGATAGGATGGAGCTATTgctatgtaaatttaaatttactaaaataaaagagaattaaaaattcagttagtcggtcgggcgcggtggctcaagcctgtaatcccagcactttgggaggccgagacgggcggattacgaggtcaggagatcgagaccatcctcgctaacccggtgaaacctcgtctctactaaaaagtacaaaaaactagctgggcaaggtggcgggcgcctgtagtcccagctactcgggaggctgaggcaggagaatggcgtgaacccgggaggcagagctcgcagtgagctgagatccggccactgcactccaacctgggtgacagagcgagacgccgtctcaaaaaaaaaaaaaaaaaaaaaaaaaaaaattcagttagtcacactagccacatttcaagtgatAAAAAGCtacatgtgactagtggctaccacATTGGACAGCTCAGCtgtcaaacattttcttttgttggtAAAAGTTATGCTGAACTGTGCTGTTGTGGTGTCCTGCCATGAACAGACGTGTGGAATACGTTAAATAATAACCACAAAATGAgatatttagaaaacaatactATGATGTGCTGCCATATGGTTAGGAatatttgcatgtatgtgtgtgtgtgtgtttgtggatgttcataaatatttgcatatgtgGGGGAAAAAGCCTGAAAGAATATGAACTTGATATTATCATGAATTAGTTATATTGTGCTGGTGTTGCTATAGGGAACTTTGACTTTTATCATTTCTACAGGGATGATAatggctcattttaaaatattttaagcataaaaTTATAACTCATAAATAACTTGGAGAAGTCAAGGAGGATGATAACTGAAAACATATATTCAATTGATTAAGAAGGAGGCTACCAATGACCTTATTGGCCACAGCTCTAGTAGAGTCCTGGGCTGGAAAGCCTGATTATGTGGAGTAAACAAAGAAGAATTTTGTTAATGTGTCAGATGAGAACAACAGATCTTTTGTGCCTTTTCCCTTTCCTAATGAGGCTATTGCAATGAATGACAAAACATAGTTAAGGCTATGTTGAACCAGGAAAACTATAGACGTATTTGGAGTAGGGAAGGAGGGAACATACAAAACTGAATTAAATCAGGAGGAGGAAAAATCTTCTGGTATCTTTAATTTAGGAGCTGGAAAGTGTTGCTTTCACCCCAAATCAGTCACTGATTTGTTGTAAAAATGTttcatgtaaatataaatttactttCTTGGAGTAAGTTGTGAAGATATAGACACGATGGCTGAGGACTAGATGCAGGGAAACTGGGTCAGGTACATAAGCCCAGGAAAAGAAGTTTATTGCCTATGGTATACATTTGAATTGTATGGAATGGGCAACAAAATAATATCTTAAGATATTCATAAAACTTGgggaaacaaatgcaaaaatgaaagGTCAATGTAAGATTTGGGAGCAAGAATAGCCCTTTCCAACCAATGTTCTTTCCATGTTGTTTAGTATTTATTTGGAGGaaaggtgtgtggtgtgtgagggaAAGGTAAAGCCCTGCCATAGGGGAAGCTATCATTTCTCCTGCATGTGGAGCTCAGCTACAGGGGATCTCCCAACACTAGGCTTagcccaaacaaacaaacaaacaaatgagccCCACAGTGACTGGGCTTTGTCCTGCATAGAGTGCACTTAGTGGCCATCCACACCTCCTAGAGTCGGTGTCATTGCTCGCCCTGGTTTTTCCAAGTGTTCTTCCCAACCACATCACTCTCCCAGAAAGGAGTTCTATTATGTGTTTCACTTCATTTTGCTACCTATCCAACGATGTTTTGGAGTTCCTTTATGATTCAGGGCAATTGCCTGGTTGTCTCATTTTTTAACCTGTCACTTTCTGAGGTGCAGAAGCAATCTAAAATTATTACTGTGAGAAATTATGGCTCAAATGTCAAATACACAGCTGTTACTGTCCCTGGAAGTGAGGAAGGCCCTGGTGAGAGAGACAAGGAAGTCTGAGACACAGGAGGAAATCACATTGTTAGTTCTCCTTGGTCTTCTTGGAGCCTTACACATACAAAATCAGGCAGCAATGTTTAGCTTGGGAAGGGAGAAGAGGTCCCAGAGGGTACCGTGGAGCCAGAGAAATGTGTGGAATGGGTGGGTTGGTCTCACCCATGGAGGTTTGCCAGGGTGAGTTCTCAGTGGTTAGAATGTGTCTCAGTGAACTTAAGGGCTGTGTTACACCAGATGGCTACCcccacccctctctctctctctctttttttctacttgttgCTTTTTTTGAGTCTCCACCCAGCCAGAAGCAAGTGCAGCTGAGTACAGTAGCAGCAGCCCTTCTACCACCCAAATCTGGGCCTTCTCTGACTGAACCCTAAGGGTGTTTCTGTGGAGGGAACACACCAGTGGATAATCTCAAAAGCACAGTatagaacagaaagaagctttcaaaatGATTTATACATTCCGGAAGGATAAAAACCCTGTGGGAGagtaaaaatactgaaatgtgCTCATGCATCAAAATGTTAGTCATGAAGTCAATATTCCtaccagaggaaaaagaaaaataaagtggagGGGAAAACACAATTTGAAAGTGTAAAGGAAATGCCATTTGCAAGGGGAAGAAATTATTACAACAGCCATGGATGCCCACAAAtattttgatctttattttttttttatttttatttatttatttttttgagacggagtctcgctctgtcgtccaggctggagtgcagtggcctgatctcagctcactgcaagctccgcctcccgggttcacgccattctcctgcctcagcctcccgagtagctgggactacaggcgcccgccacctagcccggctaggtttttttttgtagtttttagtagagacggggtttcactgtgttcaccaggatggtctcgatctcctgacctcgtgatccacccgtctcggcctcccaaagtgctgggattacaggcttgagccaccgcgcccggccatattttgaTCTTTATAAGCAAAATTTGATGCTGGAAACAGAATctgtgttaaaaaaattaaaacatgcagGTAGGCAAAACTTCTATAATTATGTTTTGTGTGTAAAGGAAttacacagttaaaaaaaaaatagtgacctGCCTTTTTGGTAGAGTTTccatcccctcccttcctttcccttattttccttccctttcctttcttttttaaacaaaatagatCTGAGGAGCCAGGGAAGGAGGAGTCAACATCTTAAGAAGCTGATGATCATGAAAGCTATTTGAATAAATAAGAGAATAATAACTTCTCTTTTGTCTAGAAGCCTTCTCAGACCCAAAAGTGTCCATCTACCTTCTGAAGTCTGTGGAATCTCTGTGTGTTCAGTTTAGAATAATTGTGACTAATTTACAAAAGATCAGTACAATTCTAGGAAATCTGATTATCATTTGtctggaaaaataaatgacagaCTCTTGATGTCTTTAAAAGTTTAGCCTTATTTGATTCTCAGCCTTATTAGATTATTGGGTCACTTACATTTCACTGGACTCTGGCTGAAGCACAGGGTGACAGTCACAGAGTCCCTTTGGCCCTTTTTGCTTTGGCTCTAGAAGAGCTGCCCCCTTAAATTCTGTGATTAGAAAGAGACTCTCAGAGGAGACGTTCTTCTGTCTAGCTCTGGTCTCCTGCATCAATTTGTCAAGAGACTTACCATGTCTCCCATGGGTCTGCACAGAGTCAGAATCCAGAAATGAGCTGGAGGATCTCATTACAAGCAGATCACACCAGGAATATTGAGCAAGCTTTGGTCTCACATGGCCTGCTACTTATttttcttcaggggaaaaaatAGCTAAACTCAGTTGAAGACAGGTTGTCACATGGCgccatcttttcttcttttgaacctcTGTTAGTGTTTGGTCCTTGGTCAGTTACTATCAGTGAGAATGCACTCATATAAAAGTCAGATATAGTGTCTCTCTTTGTATATAGAAAGAGCTTACATCATTTCTCCTACTAGCAGAGGCCATGCTTTGGTTTGGTTAGGTAAGAATTAGTTTTGGGGGTAGGAACTGAAAATGGAGCATGAGTGCTCATTTTGATTTGtcagaatataaaaagaagttAGGGCAGATGATTGAATTTGAGATCATCATCCTCCTCATCATTATAGCTGACAATCACTGAACACTTGCACTGGGACTGAGTGCCAGAACAGGGACTGACCAGGTGTTTTGTATGCATTGTCAGACTGAATCCTCATAGGGTCCCCATAAGGATACTGAGAGAAGCTGCTGCAACAGCTGGAGCTCTAGATGAAGTATTTGTCTTTGGCATCCCACCCTCATAGATTATGGGCTTCAGTGAAATATGCCAATAACATTAGATTAGCTTTGCTTCTGGATCCTGTGGTTGTATGTGACATGATGCGGGTGCCTTTACCAGTGCCCAAATCTCTCAAGTTAAACTCAGAAAAGTGGCCACAGCCAGACaaaaatgagatagaaaattCTGGAATACAAATTGGAGTTTAGTTTATATTATAATCAGCTATTTAGTCTTGACAAGACAAGAATTAAAGACAATTCAGGTcatgtttcattttctcttctttcatttgaaTGGTCTTGGACACCTATTCTTTCTAAATAATGGAAAGTCTCATGAATACCTAAAAGGTCTCTACATTGCATTCCAAATGTGACTATACATTGATCCTATCCAGtgcagataaaatattttttttaaatttctgcttcaACTCAAGTCTTAGCTAAGGCATATCCCAAACTAAGAGGCCTCATTGCTTTAATCTCAGAGCTCCACCCAGAGTCTCCCACACAAAACTCACAGAAAACTACCTGCAAGCCTTCTCATCCAGGAAAATTATTTATGGACTTCAGTTAAAACCAGTCCTGAAGCTATGTGGCTAAATGCTCTTACCTGTTTTTCTATAGCCAAAAATAAGAATCAGATCTTTACTTGCATAAGATAGAGTCAAAAATTGCTTTTCTTATTAGAGATGACTCCTGGTTTTAGCAACTCATTGTACATCTTATGTACTACTTGTTTCCTAGTATCTACCAGCCTTAGTGGCAAGTATGAGAAAGGGGATGATTATCTCTGTAATTGTTAAATCACTACACAACTATGTTCCTGGATTGTTGCGCCTCCAAatccttccattttctttatagattctgaattATTCAAGTAGTTTCCTCTGTgacttttgctttctttgttgTGACAACAACTATATCTGAGAAAAATGCCAAGATGACGTTACCAGAAATTCCATCtttattagtccgttctcatgctgctataaagaactgcccaagagtgggtaatgtataaaggagagagatttaattgactcacagttccacagtactggggaggcttcaggaaacttacaattatggcagaaagggaagcaaacacatccttcttcacatggtggcaggaaggaggatCGTGGAGCAAGGGGGGAAAAGtcccatataaaaccatcagatcttgtgagaactcactcactattatgagaacagcatgagggtagccacccccatgattcaattaactcccacGGGGTCCCTCACACGACGCATGGGCagtatgggaactacaatttaagatgagattttggtcaggacacagccaaaccatatcaccatctcTATTATAAATGATGTTAAAATGGACTCTCTTCAGTTTTGAATGAGCCATCAATATGatagatatttcttttggctgaAGTACAGACAACATAGAAGAAAGAGCTTACATGTAGTCATTTTGGATTCTGTTCAAAAGAGCCATTTTAAGAGGCAGAGGGTTCACAAGAAC
This region of Macaca fascicularis isolate 582-1 chromosome 1, T2T-MFA8v1.1 genomic DNA includes:
- the LOC107130658 gene encoding LOW QUALITY PROTEIN: putative olfactory receptor 10J6 (The sequence of the model RefSeq protein was modified relative to this genomic sequence to represent the inferred CDS: substituted 1 base at 1 genomic stop codon) produces the protein MQRKNFTEVAEFVFLGFSRFYKHQITLFVVFLIMYTLTVAGNAIIVTIIHFDRHLHTPMYFFLSTLASSERVYTLVIIPQMLSSLVAQTQPISLAGCTTQLFFFVTLAINNYFLLTVMGYDRYVAICNPPRYMVIMSTRVCVQLVCGAFSIGLAMVAVQVTSIFTXPFGLRVVGHFFCDILPAMKLSCINTTVNEIINFVVSLFVILVPMGLVFISYVLIISTILKIASTEGWKKTFVTCASHLTVVIVHYGCASIAYLKPKSENSTEQDLLLSATYTIIAPLLNPVVYSLRKKEVKDALCRGMGRNIS